One window of Melioribacteraceae bacterium 4301-Me genomic DNA carries:
- a CDS encoding trans-acting enoyl reductase family protein: protein MDSGKNGLLIYGANGYTANLIINELLKRNIKPVLSGRNESAIKKLIEKYNLPLSYKIFNLDDEDKTVENIKEFHTLLNCAGPFKYTAEKLIEACLKANVNYLDITGEIEVLQTAFEKDKQAKESKIVILPAIGFDVVPTDCLSKKISLTMPNAEHLMLGLLNKHGKISRGTLLTTIEVLSGNGKIRKDGILTDSPIGEYKIKVVNEKIKFYGISIPWGDVYTSYYSTEIPNISFYLALPRILYYSTWIIPAIKKIISNKYIKKVINSVIRKSTYGPSEKSRRKTRTIIWGRAIDESGKVYEEAYRVLEAYELTAISAAEAVVKVLSSNIEPGVYTPSNALGHTFMNQFILERII from the coding sequence ATGGATTCAGGAAAAAATGGTCTTTTGATTTACGGCGCAAACGGCTACACTGCGAACTTAATAATCAACGAGTTACTCAAACGAAATATTAAGCCTGTGCTTTCTGGAAGAAATGAATCTGCTATTAAAAAGCTGATTGAAAAATATAACTTACCGCTGTCGTACAAAATATTTAACCTTGATGACGAAGATAAAACAGTTGAAAACATCAAAGAATTTCATACGCTGCTTAACTGTGCGGGTCCTTTTAAATACACAGCAGAAAAACTTATTGAAGCCTGCTTAAAAGCTAACGTTAATTATTTAGATATTACAGGAGAAATTGAAGTACTGCAAACAGCATTTGAAAAAGATAAGCAGGCAAAGGAATCAAAAATTGTAATTTTGCCTGCAATTGGTTTTGATGTTGTTCCAACTGATTGTCTTTCAAAAAAAATTTCTTTAACGATGCCAAACGCAGAACATTTAATGTTAGGCTTATTGAATAAGCATGGCAAAATTTCAAGGGGAACGCTGCTTACTACAATTGAAGTTTTATCTGGCAATGGAAAAATAAGAAAAGATGGAATTCTAACTGATTCCCCAATTGGAGAATATAAAATTAAAGTGGTAAACGAAAAAATTAAATTTTACGGCATCTCAATACCTTGGGGAGATGTCTATACTTCGTATTATTCAACAGAAATTCCAAATATAAGTTTTTATTTAGCTTTACCAAGAATATTGTATTATTCGACATGGATTATTCCTGCAATTAAAAAAATAATTTCCAATAAATACATTAAGAAAGTAATAAACTCAGTTATTCGGAAAAGTACTTATGGTCCATCTGAAAAAAGCAGAAGAAAGACAAGAACAATTATATGGGGACGAGCGATAGACGAAAGCGGAAAAGTTTATGAAGAAGCCTACAGGGTTTTAGAAGCATACGAATTAACTGCCATTAGTGCAGCGGAGGCTGTTGTAAAAGTCTTAAGCAGCAATATTGAACCCGGAGTTTACACACCGTCAAATGCATTAGGGCATACGTTCATGAATCAATTTATTTTAGAAAGGATTATTTAG
- a CDS encoding toxin-antitoxin system YwqK family antitoxin gives MNLIKTFSLVLLLFSLSVAQEIRKEYYPNGKLKAVGQYKNGVLDGYYKEYYQNGQLWKDWIYKNGKEDGVSVWYFEDGTKSMEWNYINGKLQGISKWYYETGELWAEPNYVNDTLEGFCKTYYKSGALEAIWNYHKGKLNGISKIFFENGKLEVERNYVDDKLEGISRVYYDFGQVALEANYKNDKLDGTSYLYYPDGSIKVIDTYNNGQIVKRIRYDIAGKFDKVEENFNDFYDDGIMRAELKFKEGKKNGVIRNYYPNGFLKSVLNYVDDQIEGTAYFYYDTGILSEIAEFRNNKRNGRAEVYNEQGVKIKELYYEDGVKNGPFKEFYDEAVNSHDYSKIKSEGFYKNDKLDGSVKRFYKNGKLYAEEYFYEGLKNGISKWYFQNGEISDFAVYKDNMLNGNYYSYYENGMIKRIAEYKDDDLIKETLYDQEGRKISEK, from the coding sequence TTGAACCTCATTAAAACTTTTTCCTTAGTATTGCTTTTATTTTCATTAAGTGTCGCACAAGAAATTCGCAAGGAATATTATCCTAACGGCAAGTTAAAAGCTGTCGGCCAATATAAAAACGGCGTGCTTGACGGCTATTATAAAGAATACTACCAAAATGGACAATTATGGAAAGATTGGATTTATAAGAACGGAAAAGAAGATGGAGTTTCTGTTTGGTATTTTGAAGATGGCACAAAAAGTATGGAGTGGAATTACATAAACGGCAAATTGCAAGGAATTTCAAAATGGTATTATGAAACTGGCGAACTTTGGGCAGAACCAAATTACGTTAACGATACACTTGAAGGCTTTTGCAAAACATATTATAAAAGCGGTGCACTCGAGGCAATTTGGAACTATCACAAAGGAAAACTTAACGGCATCTCAAAAATTTTTTTCGAAAACGGTAAATTGGAAGTTGAAAGAAATTACGTGGACGATAAATTGGAGGGCATCTCACGTGTTTATTACGACTTCGGTCAAGTCGCACTTGAAGCTAATTATAAAAACGATAAGTTAGACGGAACCTCTTACCTTTATTACCCCGATGGCTCAATTAAGGTGATTGATACTTACAATAACGGTCAAATTGTTAAAAGAATCCGTTACGATATCGCTGGTAAATTTGATAAAGTGGAGGAGAATTTTAACGACTTTTACGATGACGGCATTATGAGGGCAGAACTGAAATTTAAAGAAGGCAAAAAAAACGGAGTTATTAGAAATTATTACCCAAATGGATTCTTGAAATCAGTACTTAATTACGTTGACGACCAAATTGAAGGCACAGCTTATTTCTATTACGATACGGGAATTCTTTCTGAAATTGCAGAATTTAGAAATAATAAAAGAAATGGCCGCGCTGAAGTTTATAATGAGCAGGGAGTAAAAATAAAAGAATTATACTACGAAGACGGAGTGAAAAACGGACCTTTTAAAGAATTTTACGACGAAGCGGTGAATTCTCATGATTACAGCAAAATCAAATCTGAAGGCTTCTACAAAAACGATAAACTTGACGGCAGCGTTAAAAGATTTTATAAAAATGGAAAGCTTTACGCTGAGGAATATTTTTATGAAGGATTAAAAAACGGTATTTCAAAATGGTATTTCCAAAATGGCGAGATTTCAGATTTTGCTGTTTATAAGGATAATATGCTCAATGGGAATTATTACTCTTACTACGAAAACGGAATGATTAAACGCATAGCCGAATATAAAGATGATGATTTAATCAAAGAGACTTTATACGATCAAGAAGGAAGAAAAATTTCGGAAAAATGA
- a CDS encoding type II toxin-antitoxin system RelE/ParE family toxin codes for MKIEFLQPAYVEFQEAVDYYNMQNESLGNKFIVEVERTLSIIQKYPDAFPQYTKHSKKAVVIAFPYNIIYSIHKEKIIVIAVAHQHRKPNYWLKRKH; via the coding sequence ATGAAAATAGAATTTCTTCAACCTGCGTATGTCGAATTTCAAGAAGCAGTTGATTACTACAATATGCAAAATGAGAGTTTAGGTAATAAATTCATAGTTGAAGTTGAAAGAACGCTATCGATAATACAAAAGTATCCAGATGCTTTTCCTCAATATACTAAACATTCAAAAAAGGCAGTTGTGATTGCATTCCCTTATAATATAATTTATTCAATTCATAAAGAAAAAATTATTGTTATAGCTGTTGCTCACCAGCATAGAAAGCCGAATTACTGGTTGAAAAGAAAGCATTGA
- a CDS encoding addiction module protein yields the protein MNSKNIIKDILNLSPAEKLYIIEILSQSLNEADEKINKYWKKEVEERYEAYLKGKIKSIPYNDVLKK from the coding sequence ATGAATTCTAAGAACATTATAAAAGATATACTTAATTTAAGTCCCGCAGAAAAGTTATACATAATAGAAATACTATCCCAGAGTTTAAACGAAGCTGATGAGAAAATAAATAAGTACTGGAAAAAAGAGGTAGAAGAAAGATATGAAGCTTACTTGAAGGGCAAAATAAAAAGTATTCCATATAACGATGTATTAAAGAAATGA